The following are encoded in a window of Lynx canadensis isolate LIC74 chromosome B1, mLynCan4.pri.v2, whole genome shotgun sequence genomic DNA:
- the OTOP1 gene encoding LOW QUALITY PROTEIN: proton channel OTOP1 (The sequence of the model RefSeq protein was modified relative to this genomic sequence to represent the inferred CDS: inserted 3 bases in 2 codons; deleted 1 base in 1 codon), with protein MPGGQGAPASPQAAGSAPDRVPSGPAAGPSPQLAAPRESPAPRRGALRASVPQKLAEALSSQYGLIVFAAGLLLLLAWAVHASGVGKSDLLCVLTALMLLQLLWMLWYVGRSAAHRRLLRPKDSHAGARWLRGSMTLFAVITIILGCFKIGYFVGFSECLSATEGVFPVTHAAHTLVQVYFLWGHAKDIIQSFKTLERFGVIHSVFTNLLLWTNGVLNESKHQLNEHKERLITLGFGNVTIVLDDHTPPCNCSLPTLCSAISHGIYYLYPFNIEYQILASMMLYVLWKNIGRKVDGHQHQSMRFKFRGVVVGSVLGLSVLAATIGVVVVYLIQIGRSKSKSESALIMFYLYAIALLILMGAAGLLGIRIYRIDQKSLDESRSPARKLDADLLVGTASSSSLISWGSILAVLCAEACPPYTWFNLPYSVLMIVEKYVQNLFIIESIHREPEMLSEDIRTLRMVTVCSGNAMPLSSSGLRNGAVAGDAASPGGEMLRAANGNTCLRESCGGEGGEGSREGTPGPSCRPGFLQGDGKRSVLKNIAAFLFLCNISLWVPPAFAARPEYDNGLEEIVFGFDXWIIVVNLAMPFXIFYRMHAAASLFEVYCKI; from the exons ATGCCCGGGGGCCAGGGGGCGCCTGCCTCTCCCCAGGCGGCCGGGAGCGCCCCGGACAGGGTGCCGTCGGGGCCCGCGGCCGGCCCCTCGCCCCAGCTCGCGGCCCCGCGCGAGTCCCCGGCCCCTCGGCGGGGCGCGCTCCGCGCCAGCGTCCCGCAGAAGCTGGCCGAGGCGCTGAGCAGCCAGTACGGGCTGATCGTGTTCGCGGCGGGGCTGCTGCTCCTGCTGGCCTGGGCCGTGCACGCCTCGGGCGTGGGCAAGAGCGACCTGCTGTGCGTCCTCACGGCGCTCATGCTGCTGCAGCTGCTCTGGATGCTGTGGTACGTGGGCCGCAGCGCCGCGCACCGCCGCCTCCTCCGCCCCAAGGACTCGCACGCCGGCGCGCGCTGGCTCCGCG GTAGCATGACATTGTTCGCGGTCATCACCATCATCCTGGGATGCTTTAAAATTGGCTACTTCGTTGGATTCTCTGAATGTTTATCAGCCACTGAAGGCGTCTTCCCTGTCACACACGCAGCACATACTCTGGTCCAG GTGTATTTTCTTTGGGGGCATGCCAAGGATATCATCCAGTCTTTCAAAACCCTGGAAAG GTTTGGGGTGATCCACTCGGTGTTCACTAACCTGCTTCTGTGGACCAATGGTGTCCTGAATGAGTCAAAGCACCAACTTAATGAACATAAGGAACGTCTCATCACGCTGGGCTTCGGGAACGTCACAATAG TCTTGGACGACCACACGCCTCCGTGTAACTGCTCGCTCCCGACGCTCTGCTCGGCCATCTCACACGGGATCTACTACCTCTATCCCTTCAACATAGAGTATCAGATCCTGGCTTCCATGATGCTCTACGTCCTGTGGAAAAACATCGGACGCAAAGTTGACGGCCATCAGCATCAGAGCATGCGGTTCAAGTTCCGCGGGGTCGTGGTGGGCTCGGTCCTGGGCCTGAGCGTGCTGGCCGCCACGATCGGGGTCGTGGTGGTGTATCTGATTCAGATCGGGCGCTCCAAATCCAAGAGCGAGTCGGCGCTCATCATGTTCTACCTGTATGCCATCGCCTTGCTGATACTCATGGGGGCCGCCGGGCTGCTTGGCATCCGGATTTACAGGATAGACCAGAAATCGCTGGATGAGTCCAGAAGCCCGGCCCGCAAACTGGATGCCGACCTCTTGGTGGGCACCGCCTCCAGCTCCTCGCTCATCTCCTGGGGTTCCATCTTGGCCGTGCTCTGTGCCGAAGCCTGCCCCCCCTACACCTGGTTCAACCTGCCCTACTCCGTCCTGATGATTGTTGAGAAATACGTCCAGAACCTCTTCATCATTGAGTCTATCCACCGAGAGCCGGAGATGCTGTCTGAGGACATCAGAACCCTGCGAATGGTCACCGTCTGCAGCGGCAATGCCATGCCCCTCTCCTCTTCCGGCCTCAGGAACGGGGCTGTGGCCGGGGACGCGGCTTCCCCAGGCGGCGAGATGCTCCGCGCGGCCAACGGAAACACGTGTCTGAGAGAAAGCTGTGGCGGAGAGGGGGGCGAGGGGAGCCGGGAAGGGACCCCGGGCCCCTCCTGCCGCCCCGGTTTCTTGCAGGGCGACGGCAAGAGAAGCGTCTTGAAGAACATCGCAGCCTTTCTGTTCCTCTGCAATATTTCG CTCTGGGTCCCTCCCGCCTTCGCT GCCCGCCCCGAGTACGACAACGGATTAGAGGAGATTGTCTTTGGCTTTGA CTGGATCATTGTGGTCAACCTGGCCatgcctt ctattttctaccgAATGCACGCAGCTGCCTCTCTCTTTGAGGTCTATTGTAAGATATAG